From the genome of Uranotaenia lowii strain MFRU-FL chromosome 1, ASM2978415v1, whole genome shotgun sequence, one region includes:
- the LOC129739912 gene encoding cyclic AMP response element-binding protein B isoform X4, with product MDNMVEENGSSAIDPLGGGGGGPPGGPHHDHHNSSSSSSSGGGGGPSGPSETSAASIVQILPQSSVQAQSVIQQNQQSVIQTAAGQISTTLPRGVLLVCNKPSSVIHTTQGSLQAIQIKPEPHSGMGNSSSMMTDTNSDDTMSDDESSPKKRRDLLTRRPSYPNTQSENPGLHALAAATGGGVVQYSQAQDGQIYVPLIGGNVQLEDQSRKREMRLQKNREAARECRRKKKEYIKCLENRVAVLENQNKALIEELKSLKELYCQQKND from the exons ATGGATAATATGGTCGAGGAGAACGGATCCTCGGCGATAGATCCGCTGGGTGGGGGAGGAGGTGGCCCGCCTGGAGGTCCGCACCACGATCACCACAACAGCTCCAGCAGTAGTTCCAGCGGGGGTGGTGGTGGCCCCAGTGGACCCTCGGAAACCTCGGCCGCCAGCATTGTACAGATACTACCGCAGAGCAGTGTACAG GCACAATCAGTCATACAACAGAACCAACAATCAGTGATACAAACCGCAGCCGGCCAGATATCGACGACGTTACCCCGAGGAGTACTCCTAGTGTGCAACAAACCCAGCTCAGTGATCCACACGACGCAAGGTAGTTTGCAGGCCATACAG ATCAAGCCCGAACCTCACTCCGGCATGGGCAACAGCAGCAGTATGATGACCGATACCAACAGCGACGACACGATGTCGGACGATGAGAGTTCCCCCAAGAAGCGGAGAGACCTGCTAACGCGGCGACCTTCCTACC CAAACACCCAAAGCGAAAATCCAGGACTGCACGCGCTGGCAGCGGCAACCGGTGGTGGCGTGGTGCAATACAGCCAAGCCCAGGATGGTCAAATTTACGTACCTC TCATCGGTGGCAACGTGCAGCTGGAGGATCAGTCGCGGAAGCGGGAAATGCGGCTGCAGAAGAATCGGGAAGCGGCCCGGGAGTGCCGCCGCAAGAAGAAGGAATACATCAAGTGCCTGGAGAACCGAGTGGCGGTGCTGGAAAACCAGAACAAGGCGCTCATCGAGGAGCTAAAGTCGCTGAAAGAGCTTTACTGCCAACAGAAGAATGATTGA
- the LOC129739912 gene encoding cyclic AMP response element-binding protein B isoform X3 — translation MDNMVEENGSSAIDPLGGGGGGPPGGPHHDHHNSSSSSSSGGGGGPSGPSETSAASIVQILPQSSVQAQSVIQQNQQSVIQTAAGQISTTLPRGVLLVCNKPSSVIHTTQGSLQAIQIKPEPHSGMGNSSSMMTDTNSDDTMSDDESSPKKRRDLLTRRPSYPNTQSENPGLHALAAATGGGVVQYSQAQDGQIYVPHLFPNAVIGGNVQLEDQSRKREMRLQKNREAARECRRKKKEYIKCLENRVAVLENQNKALIEELKSLKELYCQQKND, via the exons ATGGATAATATGGTCGAGGAGAACGGATCCTCGGCGATAGATCCGCTGGGTGGGGGAGGAGGTGGCCCGCCTGGAGGTCCGCACCACGATCACCACAACAGCTCCAGCAGTAGTTCCAGCGGGGGTGGTGGTGGCCCCAGTGGACCCTCGGAAACCTCGGCCGCCAGCATTGTACAGATACTACCGCAGAGCAGTGTACAG GCACAATCAGTCATACAACAGAACCAACAATCAGTGATACAAACCGCAGCCGGCCAGATATCGACGACGTTACCCCGAGGAGTACTCCTAGTGTGCAACAAACCCAGCTCAGTGATCCACACGACGCAAGGTAGTTTGCAGGCCATACAG ATCAAGCCCGAACCTCACTCCGGCATGGGCAACAGCAGCAGTATGATGACCGATACCAACAGCGACGACACGATGTCGGACGATGAGAGTTCCCCCAAGAAGCGGAGAGACCTGCTAACGCGGCGACCTTCCTACC CAAACACCCAAAGCGAAAATCCAGGACTGCACGCGCTGGCAGCGGCAACCGGTGGTGGCGTGGTGCAATACAGCCAAGCCCAGGATGGTCAAATTTACGTACCTC ATCTCTTTCCCAATGCAGTCATCGGTGGCAACGTGCAGCTGGAGGATCAGTCGCGGAAGCGGGAAATGCGGCTGCAGAAGAATCGGGAAGCGGCCCGGGAGTGCCGCCGCAAGAAGAAGGAATACATCAAGTGCCTGGAGAACCGAGTGGCGGTGCTGGAAAACCAGAACAAGGCGCTCATCGAGGAGCTAAAGTCGCTGAAAGAGCTTTACTGCCAACAGAAGAATGATTGA
- the LOC129739912 gene encoding cyclic AMP response element-binding protein B isoform X1, whose product MDNMVEENGSSAIDPLGGGGGGPPGGPHHDHHNSSSSSSSGGGGGPSGPSETSAASIVQILPQSSVQAQSVIQQNQQSVIQTAAGQISTTLPRGVLLVCNKPSSVIHTTQGSLQAIQIKPEPHSGMGNSSSMMTDTNSDDTMSDDESSPKKRRDLLTRRPSYRKILSDLGGAEIANTQSENPGLHALAAATGGGVVQYSQAQDGQIYVPHLFPNAVIGGNVQLEDQSRKREMRLQKNREAARECRRKKKEYIKCLENRVAVLENQNKALIEELKSLKELYCQQKND is encoded by the exons ATGGATAATATGGTCGAGGAGAACGGATCCTCGGCGATAGATCCGCTGGGTGGGGGAGGAGGTGGCCCGCCTGGAGGTCCGCACCACGATCACCACAACAGCTCCAGCAGTAGTTCCAGCGGGGGTGGTGGTGGCCCCAGTGGACCCTCGGAAACCTCGGCCGCCAGCATTGTACAGATACTACCGCAGAGCAGTGTACAG GCACAATCAGTCATACAACAGAACCAACAATCAGTGATACAAACCGCAGCCGGCCAGATATCGACGACGTTACCCCGAGGAGTACTCCTAGTGTGCAACAAACCCAGCTCAGTGATCCACACGACGCAAGGTAGTTTGCAGGCCATACAG ATCAAGCCCGAACCTCACTCCGGCATGGGCAACAGCAGCAGTATGATGACCGATACCAACAGCGACGACACGATGTCGGACGATGAGAGTTCCCCCAAGAAGCGGAGAGACCTGCTAACGCGGCGACCTTCCTACCGTAAGATTCTGAGCGACCTCGGCGGAGCAGAAATTG CAAACACCCAAAGCGAAAATCCAGGACTGCACGCGCTGGCAGCGGCAACCGGTGGTGGCGTGGTGCAATACAGCCAAGCCCAGGATGGTCAAATTTACGTACCTC ATCTCTTTCCCAATGCAGTCATCGGTGGCAACGTGCAGCTGGAGGATCAGTCGCGGAAGCGGGAAATGCGGCTGCAGAAGAATCGGGAAGCGGCCCGGGAGTGCCGCCGCAAGAAGAAGGAATACATCAAGTGCCTGGAGAACCGAGTGGCGGTGCTGGAAAACCAGAACAAGGCGCTCATCGAGGAGCTAAAGTCGCTGAAAGAGCTTTACTGCCAACAGAAGAATGATTGA
- the LOC129739912 gene encoding cyclic AMP response element-binding protein B isoform X5, with translation MDNMVEENGSSAIDPLGGGGGGPPGGPHHDHHNSSSSSSSGGGGGPSGPSETSAASIVQILPQSSVQAQSVIQQNQQSVIQTAAGQISTTLPRGVLLVCNKPSSVIHTTQGSLQAIQIKPEPHSGMGNSSSMMTDTNSDDTMSDDESSPKKRRDLLTRRPSYRKILSDLGGAEIDLFPNAVIGGNVQLEDQSRKREMRLQKNREAARECRRKKKEYIKCLENRVAVLENQNKALIEELKSLKELYCQQKND, from the exons ATGGATAATATGGTCGAGGAGAACGGATCCTCGGCGATAGATCCGCTGGGTGGGGGAGGAGGTGGCCCGCCTGGAGGTCCGCACCACGATCACCACAACAGCTCCAGCAGTAGTTCCAGCGGGGGTGGTGGTGGCCCCAGTGGACCCTCGGAAACCTCGGCCGCCAGCATTGTACAGATACTACCGCAGAGCAGTGTACAG GCACAATCAGTCATACAACAGAACCAACAATCAGTGATACAAACCGCAGCCGGCCAGATATCGACGACGTTACCCCGAGGAGTACTCCTAGTGTGCAACAAACCCAGCTCAGTGATCCACACGACGCAAGGTAGTTTGCAGGCCATACAG ATCAAGCCCGAACCTCACTCCGGCATGGGCAACAGCAGCAGTATGATGACCGATACCAACAGCGACGACACGATGTCGGACGATGAGAGTTCCCCCAAGAAGCGGAGAGACCTGCTAACGCGGCGACCTTCCTACCGTAAGATTCTGAGCGACCTCGGCGGAGCAGAAATTG ATCTCTTTCCCAATGCAGTCATCGGTGGCAACGTGCAGCTGGAGGATCAGTCGCGGAAGCGGGAAATGCGGCTGCAGAAGAATCGGGAAGCGGCCCGGGAGTGCCGCCGCAAGAAGAAGGAATACATCAAGTGCCTGGAGAACCGAGTGGCGGTGCTGGAAAACCAGAACAAGGCGCTCATCGAGGAGCTAAAGTCGCTGAAAGAGCTTTACTGCCAACAGAAGAATGATTGA
- the LOC129739912 gene encoding cyclic AMP response element-binding protein B isoform X2: MDNMVEENGSSAIDPLGGGGGGPPGGPHHDHHNSSSSSSSGGGGGPSGPSETSAASIVQILPQSSVQAQSVIQQNQQSVIQTAAGQISTTLPRGVLLVCNKPSSVIHTTQGSLQAIQIKPEPHSGMGNSSSMMTDTNSDDTMSDDESSPKKRRDLLTRRPSYRKILSDLGGAEIANTQSENPGLHALAAATGGGVVQYSQAQDGQIYVPLIGGNVQLEDQSRKREMRLQKNREAARECRRKKKEYIKCLENRVAVLENQNKALIEELKSLKELYCQQKND; the protein is encoded by the exons ATGGATAATATGGTCGAGGAGAACGGATCCTCGGCGATAGATCCGCTGGGTGGGGGAGGAGGTGGCCCGCCTGGAGGTCCGCACCACGATCACCACAACAGCTCCAGCAGTAGTTCCAGCGGGGGTGGTGGTGGCCCCAGTGGACCCTCGGAAACCTCGGCCGCCAGCATTGTACAGATACTACCGCAGAGCAGTGTACAG GCACAATCAGTCATACAACAGAACCAACAATCAGTGATACAAACCGCAGCCGGCCAGATATCGACGACGTTACCCCGAGGAGTACTCCTAGTGTGCAACAAACCCAGCTCAGTGATCCACACGACGCAAGGTAGTTTGCAGGCCATACAG ATCAAGCCCGAACCTCACTCCGGCATGGGCAACAGCAGCAGTATGATGACCGATACCAACAGCGACGACACGATGTCGGACGATGAGAGTTCCCCCAAGAAGCGGAGAGACCTGCTAACGCGGCGACCTTCCTACCGTAAGATTCTGAGCGACCTCGGCGGAGCAGAAATTG CAAACACCCAAAGCGAAAATCCAGGACTGCACGCGCTGGCAGCGGCAACCGGTGGTGGCGTGGTGCAATACAGCCAAGCCCAGGATGGTCAAATTTACGTACCTC TCATCGGTGGCAACGTGCAGCTGGAGGATCAGTCGCGGAAGCGGGAAATGCGGCTGCAGAAGAATCGGGAAGCGGCCCGGGAGTGCCGCCGCAAGAAGAAGGAATACATCAAGTGCCTGGAGAACCGAGTGGCGGTGCTGGAAAACCAGAACAAGGCGCTCATCGAGGAGCTAAAGTCGCTGAAAGAGCTTTACTGCCAACAGAAGAATGATTGA
- the LOC129739912 gene encoding cyclic AMP response element-binding protein B isoform X6 encodes MDNMVEENGSSAIDPLGGGGGGPPGGPHHDHHNSSSSSSSGGGGGPSGPSETSAASIVQILPQSSVQAQSVIQQNQQSVIQTAAGQISTTLPRGVLLVCNKPSSVIHTTQGSLQAIQIKPEPHSGMGNSSSMMTDTNSDDTMSDDESSPKKRRDLLTRRPSYRKILSDLGGAEIVIGGNVQLEDQSRKREMRLQKNREAARECRRKKKEYIKCLENRVAVLENQNKALIEELKSLKELYCQQKND; translated from the exons ATGGATAATATGGTCGAGGAGAACGGATCCTCGGCGATAGATCCGCTGGGTGGGGGAGGAGGTGGCCCGCCTGGAGGTCCGCACCACGATCACCACAACAGCTCCAGCAGTAGTTCCAGCGGGGGTGGTGGTGGCCCCAGTGGACCCTCGGAAACCTCGGCCGCCAGCATTGTACAGATACTACCGCAGAGCAGTGTACAG GCACAATCAGTCATACAACAGAACCAACAATCAGTGATACAAACCGCAGCCGGCCAGATATCGACGACGTTACCCCGAGGAGTACTCCTAGTGTGCAACAAACCCAGCTCAGTGATCCACACGACGCAAGGTAGTTTGCAGGCCATACAG ATCAAGCCCGAACCTCACTCCGGCATGGGCAACAGCAGCAGTATGATGACCGATACCAACAGCGACGACACGATGTCGGACGATGAGAGTTCCCCCAAGAAGCGGAGAGACCTGCTAACGCGGCGACCTTCCTACCGTAAGATTCTGAGCGACCTCGGCGGAGCAGAAATTG TCATCGGTGGCAACGTGCAGCTGGAGGATCAGTCGCGGAAGCGGGAAATGCGGCTGCAGAAGAATCGGGAAGCGGCCCGGGAGTGCCGCCGCAAGAAGAAGGAATACATCAAGTGCCTGGAGAACCGAGTGGCGGTGCTGGAAAACCAGAACAAGGCGCTCATCGAGGAGCTAAAGTCGCTGAAAGAGCTTTACTGCCAACAGAAGAATGATTGA
- the LOC129739912 gene encoding cyclic AMP response element-binding protein B isoform X8: MDNMVEENGSSAIDPLGGGGGGPPGGPHHDHHNSSSSSSSGGGGGPSGPSETSAASIVQILPQSSVQAQSVIQQNQQSVIQTAAGQISTTLPRGVLLVCNKPSSVIHTTQGSLQAIQIKPEPHSGMGNSSSMMTDTNSDDTMSDDESSPKKRRDLLTRRPSYLIGGNVQLEDQSRKREMRLQKNREAARECRRKKKEYIKCLENRVAVLENQNKALIEELKSLKELYCQQKND, encoded by the exons ATGGATAATATGGTCGAGGAGAACGGATCCTCGGCGATAGATCCGCTGGGTGGGGGAGGAGGTGGCCCGCCTGGAGGTCCGCACCACGATCACCACAACAGCTCCAGCAGTAGTTCCAGCGGGGGTGGTGGTGGCCCCAGTGGACCCTCGGAAACCTCGGCCGCCAGCATTGTACAGATACTACCGCAGAGCAGTGTACAG GCACAATCAGTCATACAACAGAACCAACAATCAGTGATACAAACCGCAGCCGGCCAGATATCGACGACGTTACCCCGAGGAGTACTCCTAGTGTGCAACAAACCCAGCTCAGTGATCCACACGACGCAAGGTAGTTTGCAGGCCATACAG ATCAAGCCCGAACCTCACTCCGGCATGGGCAACAGCAGCAGTATGATGACCGATACCAACAGCGACGACACGATGTCGGACGATGAGAGTTCCCCCAAGAAGCGGAGAGACCTGCTAACGCGGCGACCTTCCTACC TCATCGGTGGCAACGTGCAGCTGGAGGATCAGTCGCGGAAGCGGGAAATGCGGCTGCAGAAGAATCGGGAAGCGGCCCGGGAGTGCCGCCGCAAGAAGAAGGAATACATCAAGTGCCTGGAGAACCGAGTGGCGGTGCTGGAAAACCAGAACAAGGCGCTCATCGAGGAGCTAAAGTCGCTGAAAGAGCTTTACTGCCAACAGAAGAATGATTGA
- the LOC129739912 gene encoding cyclic AMP response element-binding protein B isoform X7 — MDNMVEENGSSAIDPLGGGGGGPPGGPHHDHHNSSSSSSSGGGGGPSGPSETSAASIVQILPQSSVQAQSVIQQNQQSVIQTAAGQISTTLPRGVLLVCNKPSSVIHTTQGSLQAIQIKPEPHSGMGNSSSMMTDTNSDDTMSDDESSPKKRRDLLTRRPSYHLFPNAVIGGNVQLEDQSRKREMRLQKNREAARECRRKKKEYIKCLENRVAVLENQNKALIEELKSLKELYCQQKND, encoded by the exons ATGGATAATATGGTCGAGGAGAACGGATCCTCGGCGATAGATCCGCTGGGTGGGGGAGGAGGTGGCCCGCCTGGAGGTCCGCACCACGATCACCACAACAGCTCCAGCAGTAGTTCCAGCGGGGGTGGTGGTGGCCCCAGTGGACCCTCGGAAACCTCGGCCGCCAGCATTGTACAGATACTACCGCAGAGCAGTGTACAG GCACAATCAGTCATACAACAGAACCAACAATCAGTGATACAAACCGCAGCCGGCCAGATATCGACGACGTTACCCCGAGGAGTACTCCTAGTGTGCAACAAACCCAGCTCAGTGATCCACACGACGCAAGGTAGTTTGCAGGCCATACAG ATCAAGCCCGAACCTCACTCCGGCATGGGCAACAGCAGCAGTATGATGACCGATACCAACAGCGACGACACGATGTCGGACGATGAGAGTTCCCCCAAGAAGCGGAGAGACCTGCTAACGCGGCGACCTTCCTACC ATCTCTTTCCCAATGCAGTCATCGGTGGCAACGTGCAGCTGGAGGATCAGTCGCGGAAGCGGGAAATGCGGCTGCAGAAGAATCGGGAAGCGGCCCGGGAGTGCCGCCGCAAGAAGAAGGAATACATCAAGTGCCTGGAGAACCGAGTGGCGGTGCTGGAAAACCAGAACAAGGCGCTCATCGAGGAGCTAAAGTCGCTGAAAGAGCTTTACTGCCAACAGAAGAATGATTGA